The following proteins come from a genomic window of Tenebrio molitor chromosome 9, icTenMoli1.1, whole genome shotgun sequence:
- the LOC138138159 gene encoding beta-glucuronidase-like isoform X4 gives MDTKFLILSFLLQVRSETHRGGILYPRESESRQVVSLDGLWNFVVPAANNPLQGFDEHWYKKYLKELTDMDVYMMPVPSSYNDITTDWKIRDHVGLVWYDRKFFVPKSWYQIGRIWLRFGSVSYASQVWINGQLVMSHEIGHLPFLGEVTNFLKFGKENLITVACDNTLLSDTVPQGKVEEIESGRLVQSYTFDFFNYAGIDRPVTLYTTPKNYIDDISVVTDIDGDVGLVDYKITYVSDVNVTCRVSLIDKKGNVVVMSDDYGEAYGILEVPKANLWWPYLMDPCPGYLYTLQVELLSDYGDLIDKYSQPIGIRSISWTNSSLMINNRPVYLHGFGRHEDSDIRGKGLDLPLIIRDHNLIKWIGANAYRTSHYPYAEEIMDLADELGIMIVDECPSVNTEFFFESLLVKHKNSLTELIKRDKNRPSVIMWSAANEPRTQYPMAKAYFKEVIDHIKSLDVTRPTTIVEAQSVNVVYSSQYVDVVSFNRYNGWYVNGGNLDVVPLSVVAEATAWHEKFNKPVIMQEYGGDTLEGLHFTPNFIWSEEYQVSLMSKHFQAFDELRERGFFIGEFIWNFADFKTAQTYTRVGGNKKGIFTRNRQPKASAHHLRKRYWALAAQLYNASMPHDLYDYVARPVVVHDEL, from the exons ATGGACACGAAATTTCTGATACTGTCGTTCTTGCTGCAAGTCAGATCGGAGACGCACCGTGGCGGCATCTTGTACCCCCGCGAGTCAGAAAGCCGGCAGGTGGTCTCCCTGGACGGACTTTGGAACTTCGTGGTGCCGGCAGCAAACAATCCTCTTCAAGGATTCGACGAGCACTGGTACAAAAAGTACCTCAAAGAG TTAACAGACATGGACGTCTACATGATGCCGGTACCCAGCAGCTACAATGACATCACCACCGACTGGAAAATCCGCGATCACGTCGGTTTGGTTTGGTACGACCGCAAGTTCTTCGTGCCGAAATCTTGGTACCAGATTGGAAGGATCTGGTTGAGGTTCGGCTCGGTCTCGTACGCCTCTCAAGTG TGGATCAACGGACAGTTGGTGATGAGCCACGAAATCGGACATTTGCCCTTCTTGGGCGAAGTGACAAACTTCCTCAAGTTCGGCAAAGAAAACTTGATCACGGTGGCTTGCGACAACACTTTGTTGTCGGACACGGTTCCGCAAGGCAAAGTCGAAGAGATAGAGAGTGGACGGCTGGTGCAGAGCTACACATTCGATTTCTTCAACTACGCTGGCATCGACAGACCAGTCACACTTTATACCACGCCAAAGAATTACATAGACGATATTAGCGTCGTCACTGATATAGACGGCGACGTAG GCTTAGTAGATTACAAAATAACGTACGTCAGCGACGTAAATGTCACTTGTCGCGTCAGCCTCATCGACAAAAAGGGCAACGTGGTCGTGATGAGCGACGACTACGGAGAGGCCTACGGCATCCTGGAGGTCCCCAAGGCCAACCTGTGGTGGCCATACTTGATGGACCCGTGTCCGGGCTATTTGTACACTTTACAAGTGGAGTTGTTGAGCGACTACGGCGACTTGATCGACAAGTACAGCCAACCGATCGGTATCCGATCAATCAGTTGGACCAACAGTTCCCTCATGATCAACAACCGCCCGGTGTATCTTCACGGTTTTGGCCGCCACGAAGACTCCGACATCCGAGGCAAAGGTCTGGACTTGCCTCTGATCATCCGCGACCACAATTTGATCAAATGGATCGGCGCCAACGCGTATCGCACCTCTCATTATCCATACGCCGAAGAGATCATGGATTTGGCGGACGAATTGGGGATCATGATTGTGGACGAGTGTCCCAGTGTCAACACAGAATTCTTCTTCGAGTCGTTACTAGTCAAACACAAGAACTCGTTGACGGAGTTGATCAAAAGAGACAAGAATAGACCAAGTGTGATTATGTGGTCCGCCGCGAACGAGCCCAGAACGCAGTACCCTATGGCCAAAGCGTACTTCAAGGAAGTGATCGACCACATCAAGAGTCTGGATGTCACCAGACCCACCACGATCGTGGAGGCCCAATCGGTGAATGTCGTGTATTCG TCCCAATACGTGGACGTCGTTAGCTTCAACAGGTACAACGGATGGTACGTGAACGGAGGCAATCTGGATGTGGTTCCGTTGAGTGTGGTCGCGGAAGCCACCGCGTGGCatgaaaaattcaacaaaccGGTGATAATGCAAGAATACGGCGGAGATACCCTCGAAGGTCTCCACTTC ACtcctaattttatttggtCGGAGGAATACCAGGTAAGCTTGATGTCCAAACACTTCCAAGCCTTCGACGAACTGAGAGAGAGAGGCTTCTTCATCGGCGAGTTCATCTGGAACTTTGCTGACTTCAAAACCGCCCAGA CCTACACCAGAGTCGGCGGCAACAAGAAAGGGATCTTCACGAGGAACCGCCAGCCCAAAGCCAGCGCCCACCACTTGCGGAAGCGGTACTGGGCCCTAGCAGCCCAGCTCTACAACGCCTCCATGCCCCACGATCTCTACGACTACGTTGCCAGACCTGTTGTTGTACATGATGAATTGTGA
- the LOC138138159 gene encoding beta-glucuronidase-like isoform X6, with the protein MDVYMMPVPSSYNDITTDWKIRDHVGLVWYDRKFFVPKSWYQIGRIWLRFGSVSYASQVWINGQLVMSHEIGHLPFLGEVTNFLKFGKENLITVACDNTLLSDTVPQGKVEEIESGRLVQSYTFDFFNYAGIDRPVTLYTTPKNYIDDISVVTDIDGDVGLVDYKITYVSDVNVTCRVSLIDKKGNVVVMSDDYGEAYGILEVPKANLWWPYLMDPCPGYLYTLQVELLSDYGDLIDKYSQPIGIRSISWTNSSLMINNRPVYLHGFGRHEDSDIRGKGLDLPLIIRDHNLIKWIGANAYRTSHYPYAEEIMDLADELGIMIVDECPSVNTEFFFESLLVKHKNSLTELIKRDKNRPSVIMWSAANEPRTQYPMAKAYFKEVIDHIKSLDVTRPTTIVEAQSVNVVYSSQYVDVVSFNRYNGWYVNGGNLDVVPLSVVAEATAWHEKFNKPVIMQEYGGDTLEGLHFTPNFIWSEEYQVSLMSKHFQAFDELRERGFFIGEFIWNFADFKTAQTYTRVGGNKKGIFTRNRQPKASAHHLRKRYWALAAQLYNASMPHDLYDYVARPVVVHDEL; encoded by the exons ATGGACGTCTACATGATGCCGGTACCCAGCAGCTACAATGACATCACCACCGACTGGAAAATCCGCGATCACGTCGGTTTGGTTTGGTACGACCGCAAGTTCTTCGTGCCGAAATCTTGGTACCAGATTGGAAGGATCTGGTTGAGGTTCGGCTCGGTCTCGTACGCCTCTCAAGTG TGGATCAACGGACAGTTGGTGATGAGCCACGAAATCGGACATTTGCCCTTCTTGGGCGAAGTGACAAACTTCCTCAAGTTCGGCAAAGAAAACTTGATCACGGTGGCTTGCGACAACACTTTGTTGTCGGACACGGTTCCGCAAGGCAAAGTCGAAGAGATAGAGAGTGGACGGCTGGTGCAGAGCTACACATTCGATTTCTTCAACTACGCTGGCATCGACAGACCAGTCACACTTTATACCACGCCAAAGAATTACATAGACGATATTAGCGTCGTCACTGATATAGACGGCGACGTAG GCTTAGTAGATTACAAAATAACGTACGTCAGCGACGTAAATGTCACTTGTCGCGTCAGCCTCATCGACAAAAAGGGCAACGTGGTCGTGATGAGCGACGACTACGGAGAGGCCTACGGCATCCTGGAGGTCCCCAAGGCCAACCTGTGGTGGCCATACTTGATGGACCCGTGTCCGGGCTATTTGTACACTTTACAAGTGGAGTTGTTGAGCGACTACGGCGACTTGATCGACAAGTACAGCCAACCGATCGGTATCCGATCAATCAGTTGGACCAACAGTTCCCTCATGATCAACAACCGCCCGGTGTATCTTCACGGTTTTGGCCGCCACGAAGACTCCGACATCCGAGGCAAAGGTCTGGACTTGCCTCTGATCATCCGCGACCACAATTTGATCAAATGGATCGGCGCCAACGCGTATCGCACCTCTCATTATCCATACGCCGAAGAGATCATGGATTTGGCGGACGAATTGGGGATCATGATTGTGGACGAGTGTCCCAGTGTCAACACAGAATTCTTCTTCGAGTCGTTACTAGTCAAACACAAGAACTCGTTGACGGAGTTGATCAAAAGAGACAAGAATAGACCAAGTGTGATTATGTGGTCCGCCGCGAACGAGCCCAGAACGCAGTACCCTATGGCCAAAGCGTACTTCAAGGAAGTGATCGACCACATCAAGAGTCTGGATGTCACCAGACCCACCACGATCGTGGAGGCCCAATCGGTGAATGTCGTGTATTCG TCCCAATACGTGGACGTCGTTAGCTTCAACAGGTACAACGGATGGTACGTGAACGGAGGCAATCTGGATGTGGTTCCGTTGAGTGTGGTCGCGGAAGCCACCGCGTGGCatgaaaaattcaacaaaccGGTGATAATGCAAGAATACGGCGGAGATACCCTCGAAGGTCTCCACTTC ACtcctaattttatttggtCGGAGGAATACCAGGTAAGCTTGATGTCCAAACACTTCCAAGCCTTCGACGAACTGAGAGAGAGAGGCTTCTTCATCGGCGAGTTCATCTGGAACTTTGCTGACTTCAAAACCGCCCAGA CCTACACCAGAGTCGGCGGCAACAAGAAAGGGATCTTCACGAGGAACCGCCAGCCCAAAGCCAGCGCCCACCACTTGCGGAAGCGGTACTGGGCCCTAGCAGCCCAGCTCTACAACGCCTCCATGCCCCACGATCTCTACGACTACGTTGCCAGACCTGTTGTTGTACATGATGAATTGTGA
- the LOC138138159 gene encoding beta-glucuronidase-like isoform X5 has translation MDNVTKTDYNRSETHRGGILYPRESESRQVVSLDGLWNFVVPAANNPLQGFDEHWYKKYLKELTDMDVYMMPVPSSYNDITTDWKIRDHVGLVWYDRKFFVPKSWYQIGRIWLRFGSVSYASQVWINGQLVMSHEIGHLPFLGEVTNFLKFGKENLITVACDNTLLSDTVPQGKVEEIESGRLVQSYTFDFFNYAGIDRPVTLYTTPKNYIDDISVVTDIDGDVGLVDYKITYVSDVNVTCRVSLIDKKGNVVVMSDDYGEAYGILEVPKANLWWPYLMDPCPGYLYTLQVELLSDYGDLIDKYSQPIGIRSISWTNSSLMINNRPVYLHGFGRHEDSDIRGKGLDLPLIIRDHNLIKWIGANAYRTSHYPYAEEIMDLADELGIMIVDECPSVNTEFFFESLLVKHKNSLTELIKRDKNRPSVIMWSAANEPRTQYPMAKAYFKEVIDHIKSLDVTRPTTIVEAQSVNVVYSSQYVDVVSFNRYNGWYVNGGNLDVVPLSVVAEATAWHEKFNKPVIMQEYGGDTLEGLHFTPNFIWSEEYQVSLMSKHFQAFDELRERGFFIGEFIWNFADFKTAQTYTRVGGNKKGIFTRNRQPKASAHHLRKRYWALAAQLYNASMPHDLYDYVARPVVVHDEL, from the exons atggaCAATGTAACAAAGACTGATTACAACag ATCGGAGACGCACCGTGGCGGCATCTTGTACCCCCGCGAGTCAGAAAGCCGGCAGGTGGTCTCCCTGGACGGACTTTGGAACTTCGTGGTGCCGGCAGCAAACAATCCTCTTCAAGGATTCGACGAGCACTGGTACAAAAAGTACCTCAAAGAG TTAACAGACATGGACGTCTACATGATGCCGGTACCCAGCAGCTACAATGACATCACCACCGACTGGAAAATCCGCGATCACGTCGGTTTGGTTTGGTACGACCGCAAGTTCTTCGTGCCGAAATCTTGGTACCAGATTGGAAGGATCTGGTTGAGGTTCGGCTCGGTCTCGTACGCCTCTCAAGTG TGGATCAACGGACAGTTGGTGATGAGCCACGAAATCGGACATTTGCCCTTCTTGGGCGAAGTGACAAACTTCCTCAAGTTCGGCAAAGAAAACTTGATCACGGTGGCTTGCGACAACACTTTGTTGTCGGACACGGTTCCGCAAGGCAAAGTCGAAGAGATAGAGAGTGGACGGCTGGTGCAGAGCTACACATTCGATTTCTTCAACTACGCTGGCATCGACAGACCAGTCACACTTTATACCACGCCAAAGAATTACATAGACGATATTAGCGTCGTCACTGATATAGACGGCGACGTAG GCTTAGTAGATTACAAAATAACGTACGTCAGCGACGTAAATGTCACTTGTCGCGTCAGCCTCATCGACAAAAAGGGCAACGTGGTCGTGATGAGCGACGACTACGGAGAGGCCTACGGCATCCTGGAGGTCCCCAAGGCCAACCTGTGGTGGCCATACTTGATGGACCCGTGTCCGGGCTATTTGTACACTTTACAAGTGGAGTTGTTGAGCGACTACGGCGACTTGATCGACAAGTACAGCCAACCGATCGGTATCCGATCAATCAGTTGGACCAACAGTTCCCTCATGATCAACAACCGCCCGGTGTATCTTCACGGTTTTGGCCGCCACGAAGACTCCGACATCCGAGGCAAAGGTCTGGACTTGCCTCTGATCATCCGCGACCACAATTTGATCAAATGGATCGGCGCCAACGCGTATCGCACCTCTCATTATCCATACGCCGAAGAGATCATGGATTTGGCGGACGAATTGGGGATCATGATTGTGGACGAGTGTCCCAGTGTCAACACAGAATTCTTCTTCGAGTCGTTACTAGTCAAACACAAGAACTCGTTGACGGAGTTGATCAAAAGAGACAAGAATAGACCAAGTGTGATTATGTGGTCCGCCGCGAACGAGCCCAGAACGCAGTACCCTATGGCCAAAGCGTACTTCAAGGAAGTGATCGACCACATCAAGAGTCTGGATGTCACCAGACCCACCACGATCGTGGAGGCCCAATCGGTGAATGTCGTGTATTCG TCCCAATACGTGGACGTCGTTAGCTTCAACAGGTACAACGGATGGTACGTGAACGGAGGCAATCTGGATGTGGTTCCGTTGAGTGTGGTCGCGGAAGCCACCGCGTGGCatgaaaaattcaacaaaccGGTGATAATGCAAGAATACGGCGGAGATACCCTCGAAGGTCTCCACTTC ACtcctaattttatttggtCGGAGGAATACCAGGTAAGCTTGATGTCCAAACACTTCCAAGCCTTCGACGAACTGAGAGAGAGAGGCTTCTTCATCGGCGAGTTCATCTGGAACTTTGCTGACTTCAAAACCGCCCAGA CCTACACCAGAGTCGGCGGCAACAAGAAAGGGATCTTCACGAGGAACCGCCAGCCCAAAGCCAGCGCCCACCACTTGCGGAAGCGGTACTGGGCCCTAGCAGCCCAGCTCTACAACGCCTCCATGCCCCACGATCTCTACGACTACGTTGCCAGACCTGTTGTTGTACATGATGAATTGTGA
- the LOC138138159 gene encoding beta-glucuronidase-like isoform X3 yields MDNVTKTDYNRDTKMDTKFLILSFLLQVRSETHRGGILYPRESESRQVVSLDGLWNFVVPAANNPLQGFDEHWYKKYLKELTDMDVYMMPVPSSYNDITTDWKIRDHVGLVWYDRKFFVPKSWYQIGRIWLRFGSVSYASQVWINGQLVMSHEIGHLPFLGEVTNFLKFGKENLITVACDNTLLSDTVPQGKVEEIESGRLVQSYTFDFFNYAGIDRPVTLYTTPKNYIDDISVVTDIDGDVGLVDYKITYVSDVNVTCRVSLIDKKGNVVVMSDDYGEAYGILEVPKANLWWPYLMDPCPGYLYTLQVELLSDYGDLIDKYSQPIGIRSISWTNSSLMINNRPVYLHGFGRHEDSDIRGKGLDLPLIIRDHNLIKWIGANAYRTSHYPYAEEIMDLADELGIMIVDECPSVNTEFFFESLLVKHKNSLTELIKRDKNRPSVIMWSAANEPRTQYPMAKAYFKEVIDHIKSLDVTRPTTIVEAQSVNVVYSSQYVDVVSFNRYNGWYVNGGNLDVVPLSVVAEATAWHEKFNKPVIMQEYGGDTLEGLHFTPNFIWSEEYQVSLMSKHFQAFDELRERGFFIGEFIWNFADFKTAQTYTRVGGNKKGIFTRNRQPKASAHHLRKRYWALAAQLYNASMPHDLYDYVARPVVVHDEL; encoded by the exons atggaCAATGTAACAAAGACTGATTACAACag AGACACCAAAATGGACACGAAATTTCTGATACTGTCGTTCTTGCTGCAAGTCAGATCGGAGACGCACCGTGGCGGCATCTTGTACCCCCGCGAGTCAGAAAGCCGGCAGGTGGTCTCCCTGGACGGACTTTGGAACTTCGTGGTGCCGGCAGCAAACAATCCTCTTCAAGGATTCGACGAGCACTGGTACAAAAAGTACCTCAAAGAG TTAACAGACATGGACGTCTACATGATGCCGGTACCCAGCAGCTACAATGACATCACCACCGACTGGAAAATCCGCGATCACGTCGGTTTGGTTTGGTACGACCGCAAGTTCTTCGTGCCGAAATCTTGGTACCAGATTGGAAGGATCTGGTTGAGGTTCGGCTCGGTCTCGTACGCCTCTCAAGTG TGGATCAACGGACAGTTGGTGATGAGCCACGAAATCGGACATTTGCCCTTCTTGGGCGAAGTGACAAACTTCCTCAAGTTCGGCAAAGAAAACTTGATCACGGTGGCTTGCGACAACACTTTGTTGTCGGACACGGTTCCGCAAGGCAAAGTCGAAGAGATAGAGAGTGGACGGCTGGTGCAGAGCTACACATTCGATTTCTTCAACTACGCTGGCATCGACAGACCAGTCACACTTTATACCACGCCAAAGAATTACATAGACGATATTAGCGTCGTCACTGATATAGACGGCGACGTAG GCTTAGTAGATTACAAAATAACGTACGTCAGCGACGTAAATGTCACTTGTCGCGTCAGCCTCATCGACAAAAAGGGCAACGTGGTCGTGATGAGCGACGACTACGGAGAGGCCTACGGCATCCTGGAGGTCCCCAAGGCCAACCTGTGGTGGCCATACTTGATGGACCCGTGTCCGGGCTATTTGTACACTTTACAAGTGGAGTTGTTGAGCGACTACGGCGACTTGATCGACAAGTACAGCCAACCGATCGGTATCCGATCAATCAGTTGGACCAACAGTTCCCTCATGATCAACAACCGCCCGGTGTATCTTCACGGTTTTGGCCGCCACGAAGACTCCGACATCCGAGGCAAAGGTCTGGACTTGCCTCTGATCATCCGCGACCACAATTTGATCAAATGGATCGGCGCCAACGCGTATCGCACCTCTCATTATCCATACGCCGAAGAGATCATGGATTTGGCGGACGAATTGGGGATCATGATTGTGGACGAGTGTCCCAGTGTCAACACAGAATTCTTCTTCGAGTCGTTACTAGTCAAACACAAGAACTCGTTGACGGAGTTGATCAAAAGAGACAAGAATAGACCAAGTGTGATTATGTGGTCCGCCGCGAACGAGCCCAGAACGCAGTACCCTATGGCCAAAGCGTACTTCAAGGAAGTGATCGACCACATCAAGAGTCTGGATGTCACCAGACCCACCACGATCGTGGAGGCCCAATCGGTGAATGTCGTGTATTCG TCCCAATACGTGGACGTCGTTAGCTTCAACAGGTACAACGGATGGTACGTGAACGGAGGCAATCTGGATGTGGTTCCGTTGAGTGTGGTCGCGGAAGCCACCGCGTGGCatgaaaaattcaacaaaccGGTGATAATGCAAGAATACGGCGGAGATACCCTCGAAGGTCTCCACTTC ACtcctaattttatttggtCGGAGGAATACCAGGTAAGCTTGATGTCCAAACACTTCCAAGCCTTCGACGAACTGAGAGAGAGAGGCTTCTTCATCGGCGAGTTCATCTGGAACTTTGCTGACTTCAAAACCGCCCAGA CCTACACCAGAGTCGGCGGCAACAAGAAAGGGATCTTCACGAGGAACCGCCAGCCCAAAGCCAGCGCCCACCACTTGCGGAAGCGGTACTGGGCCCTAGCAGCCCAGCTCTACAACGCCTCCATGCCCCACGATCTCTACGACTACGTTGCCAGACCTGTTGTTGTACATGATGAATTGTGA
- the LOC138138159 gene encoding beta-glucuronidase-like isoform X2 produces the protein MPGDGYQLLGDANLTKFDSTIYWVVLILQRSETHRGGILYPRESESRQVVSLDGLWNFVVPAANNPLQGFDEHWYKKYLKELTDMDVYMMPVPSSYNDITTDWKIRDHVGLVWYDRKFFVPKSWYQIGRIWLRFGSVSYASQVWINGQLVMSHEIGHLPFLGEVTNFLKFGKENLITVACDNTLLSDTVPQGKVEEIESGRLVQSYTFDFFNYAGIDRPVTLYTTPKNYIDDISVVTDIDGDVGLVDYKITYVSDVNVTCRVSLIDKKGNVVVMSDDYGEAYGILEVPKANLWWPYLMDPCPGYLYTLQVELLSDYGDLIDKYSQPIGIRSISWTNSSLMINNRPVYLHGFGRHEDSDIRGKGLDLPLIIRDHNLIKWIGANAYRTSHYPYAEEIMDLADELGIMIVDECPSVNTEFFFESLLVKHKNSLTELIKRDKNRPSVIMWSAANEPRTQYPMAKAYFKEVIDHIKSLDVTRPTTIVEAQSVNVVYSSQYVDVVSFNRYNGWYVNGGNLDVVPLSVVAEATAWHEKFNKPVIMQEYGGDTLEGLHFTPNFIWSEEYQVSLMSKHFQAFDELRERGFFIGEFIWNFADFKTAQTYTRVGGNKKGIFTRNRQPKASAHHLRKRYWALAAQLYNASMPHDLYDYVARPVVVHDEL, from the exons ATGCCTGGTGATG GTTACCAACTGCTCGGGGAtgccaacctaaccaaatttgaTTCAACCATTTATTGGGTGGTGCTTATTCTGCAAAG ATCGGAGACGCACCGTGGCGGCATCTTGTACCCCCGCGAGTCAGAAAGCCGGCAGGTGGTCTCCCTGGACGGACTTTGGAACTTCGTGGTGCCGGCAGCAAACAATCCTCTTCAAGGATTCGACGAGCACTGGTACAAAAAGTACCTCAAAGAG TTAACAGACATGGACGTCTACATGATGCCGGTACCCAGCAGCTACAATGACATCACCACCGACTGGAAAATCCGCGATCACGTCGGTTTGGTTTGGTACGACCGCAAGTTCTTCGTGCCGAAATCTTGGTACCAGATTGGAAGGATCTGGTTGAGGTTCGGCTCGGTCTCGTACGCCTCTCAAGTG TGGATCAACGGACAGTTGGTGATGAGCCACGAAATCGGACATTTGCCCTTCTTGGGCGAAGTGACAAACTTCCTCAAGTTCGGCAAAGAAAACTTGATCACGGTGGCTTGCGACAACACTTTGTTGTCGGACACGGTTCCGCAAGGCAAAGTCGAAGAGATAGAGAGTGGACGGCTGGTGCAGAGCTACACATTCGATTTCTTCAACTACGCTGGCATCGACAGACCAGTCACACTTTATACCACGCCAAAGAATTACATAGACGATATTAGCGTCGTCACTGATATAGACGGCGACGTAG GCTTAGTAGATTACAAAATAACGTACGTCAGCGACGTAAATGTCACTTGTCGCGTCAGCCTCATCGACAAAAAGGGCAACGTGGTCGTGATGAGCGACGACTACGGAGAGGCCTACGGCATCCTGGAGGTCCCCAAGGCCAACCTGTGGTGGCCATACTTGATGGACCCGTGTCCGGGCTATTTGTACACTTTACAAGTGGAGTTGTTGAGCGACTACGGCGACTTGATCGACAAGTACAGCCAACCGATCGGTATCCGATCAATCAGTTGGACCAACAGTTCCCTCATGATCAACAACCGCCCGGTGTATCTTCACGGTTTTGGCCGCCACGAAGACTCCGACATCCGAGGCAAAGGTCTGGACTTGCCTCTGATCATCCGCGACCACAATTTGATCAAATGGATCGGCGCCAACGCGTATCGCACCTCTCATTATCCATACGCCGAAGAGATCATGGATTTGGCGGACGAATTGGGGATCATGATTGTGGACGAGTGTCCCAGTGTCAACACAGAATTCTTCTTCGAGTCGTTACTAGTCAAACACAAGAACTCGTTGACGGAGTTGATCAAAAGAGACAAGAATAGACCAAGTGTGATTATGTGGTCCGCCGCGAACGAGCCCAGAACGCAGTACCCTATGGCCAAAGCGTACTTCAAGGAAGTGATCGACCACATCAAGAGTCTGGATGTCACCAGACCCACCACGATCGTGGAGGCCCAATCGGTGAATGTCGTGTATTCG TCCCAATACGTGGACGTCGTTAGCTTCAACAGGTACAACGGATGGTACGTGAACGGAGGCAATCTGGATGTGGTTCCGTTGAGTGTGGTCGCGGAAGCCACCGCGTGGCatgaaaaattcaacaaaccGGTGATAATGCAAGAATACGGCGGAGATACCCTCGAAGGTCTCCACTTC ACtcctaattttatttggtCGGAGGAATACCAGGTAAGCTTGATGTCCAAACACTTCCAAGCCTTCGACGAACTGAGAGAGAGAGGCTTCTTCATCGGCGAGTTCATCTGGAACTTTGCTGACTTCAAAACCGCCCAGA CCTACACCAGAGTCGGCGGCAACAAGAAAGGGATCTTCACGAGGAACCGCCAGCCCAAAGCCAGCGCCCACCACTTGCGGAAGCGGTACTGGGCCCTAGCAGCCCAGCTCTACAACGCCTCCATGCCCCACGATCTCTACGACTACGTTGCCAGACCTGTTGTTGTACATGATGAATTGTGA